In a genomic window of Meleagris gallopavo isolate NT-WF06-2002-E0010 breed Aviagen turkey brand Nicholas breeding stock chromosome 1, Turkey_5.1, whole genome shotgun sequence:
- the MED4 gene encoding mediator of RNA polymerase II transcription subunit 4, translated as MKLAVDQGKIHHEMQLLEKVVEKRDNDIQQLQKQLKEAEHILATAVYQAKEKLKSIEKARKGAISSEEIIKYAHRISASNAVCAPLTWVPGDPRRPYPTDLEMRSGLLGQMNNPSTNGVNGHLPGDALAAGRLPDVLAPQYPWQSSDMSMNMLPPNHSNDFMLEPPGHNKENEDDVEVMSTDSSSSSSDSD; from the exons ATGAAGTTGGCAGTTGATCAGGGGAAAATCCATCATGAAATGCAGCTTTTAGAAAAGGTAGTAGAAAAGAGAGATAATGAcattcagcagctgcagaagcaaCTGAAAGAAGCGGAGCACATACTG GCCACAGCTGTTTatcaagcaaaggaaaaactgaaatcaaTTGAAAAGGCAAGGAAAG GTGCCATTTCATCcgaagaaataattaaatatgcCCACAGGATCAGTGCTAGCAATGCTGTTTGTGCACCTCTGACGTGGGTACCAG GGGACCCACGCAGGCCATATCCTACAGATCTAGAAATGAGGAGTGGTCTCCTGGGTCAGATGAACAACCCATCCACTAATGGGGTTAATGGACACTTACCTGGGGATGCACTTGCAGCAGGCAGATTGCCAG ATGTGCTTGCTCCTCAGTATCCTTGGCAGTCAAGTGACATGTCAATGAACATGCTACCTCCTAATCATAGTAATGACTTCATGTTGGAGCCCCCGGGACACAATAAAGAGAATGAAGATGATGTAGAAGTGATGTCAACAGACTCctcaagcagcagcagtgactcAGACTAG